From the Selenomonadales bacterium genome, the window GAATTCACCGCACTGCTCGCACTTCACGTCGGATACTTCTACGGGAAGCTCGACATGACCGATGGCTTCATCAGCTTTGGCAAGCGTTTCGGCGAACGGTTCATAGAATCGTCCGAGGACTTCTTCTTTCGTATATTTGCCTTCGGCGATCTCGTCAAGCTGTGTTTCCATCTGTACCGTAAACGGAATGTCCACGATATCGAGGAAATATTCTTTGAGAATATCCGTCACGACGAATCCAAGCTCTGTCGGGACAAATTTTTTATCTTCTTTATCAACGTATCCGCGGCTTAAGATCGTTTCGATCGTCGGCGAATACGTACTCGGACGGCCGATCCCTTTTTCTTCGAGAGCCTTGACGAGCGATGCCTCCGTATAGCGCGGCGGCGGCTCGGTGAAGTGCTGTTTCGGCTCAAATTTTTCTGCTTCGAGCTTCTGTCCGACTTCAAGCGGCGGGAGCGTAACATCCTTGTTCGTTTCTTTTTTATCCTTGCTCTCCGAATAGAGCATCATAAAGCCTGCGAATTTAAGGTGCGAACCGACGGCCTTAAGACCGTATCTGCCTGCACCGATATCGACTGTCACGGTATCGTATACGGCAGGTACCATTTGGCTTGCCATGAATCGTTCCCAGATAAGGCGATACAGGCGAAGCTGGTCGCGCGACAGGTACTCCGTCAGGTCCTTCGGCATGAGAGCCATCGTCGTCGGACGAATCGCTTCATGCGCATCCTGCGATTTTTTCGCCGAATAGGACGGTACTTCGGCAGGTACATATTCTGCACCGTAGACAGTGCCAATAAGTTCTCTTGCTTCTGCCTGTGCAAGCTCCGACACACGGACCGAGTCGGTACGCATATACGTGATAAGACCGACAGGGCCTTTTTTACCCAGCTCAAGACCTTCGTAGAGCTGTTGCGCCAGCATCATCGTTTTTTTCGATGTAAAGCCGAGCTTGCGTGCCGCTTCCTGCTGCAGACTGCTCGTCGTAAACGGCGGTGCGGGATTGCGTTTGCGCTCGCGTTTTTTTACATCGATCACTTCATACGAGCTTTTCGTAAGGTCGGCGAGGATCGCATCGGCTTCTGCTTTCGTATGGATCTCTATCTTTTTATTATCTTTCGCTACCAGCTGCGCTTCGAACGAAACATATTTTTCCGATTTGCGAAGGTATGCGCCGATCGTCCAATATTCTTCGGGAATGAATTCGAGTATCTCTTGTTCGCGGTCGCATATCATCTTGACTGTGACCGACTGTACACGGCCTGCGCTTAACCCCTTACGCACCTTGCGCCATAAGAGCGGACTAAGCTGATAGCCCACGATGCGGTCGAGCATACGACGCGCCTGCTGTGCATCGACACGATCCATATTGATGGGACGCGGACTGCGCACGGCACTTTTGATGGCAGGTTTCGTGATCTCATAAAATTCGATACGGCATTTTTTATCTTCGGGGATACCCAAGATATGTGCCAAGTGCCACGCGATCGCTTCCCCTTCTCTATCAGGGTCAGACGCGAGATATACTTTATCGGCACGTTTTGCCGCTTCTTTCAGACTTTTTATCAAGTCACCTTTGCCGCGAATATTGATATACTTCGGCGTGAAATTTTCTTCTATATTAATGCCAAACTGACTTTTCGGCAGATCGCGCAGATGTCCCATCGACGCTTTTACCGTATAGTTTTTGCCCAAAACTTTTTCGATCGTTTTGGCTTTGGCAGGGGATTCCACCACAACTAATGTCTTACTCAATCAGACAGACCCTCCTACTTGATGCGGATATATCGTTGCGCCGAGTCTTCTTTCACGAGTCCGCGCAACATCAGTTGAAGCACGATAAGCGCGATCTGCCCAATATCAAGGTTCGTTCTCATCGCTATCTCTTCCGTGCTCATTGCATAATCATACTGTAATGCAGTATGAACCATATGCTCCTCTTTTGTCAATGAAATTTTTTCAACTTCTTGTTTCGTTGTACTTATTTGATATTCATCAAGAATGTCTTGTCCACAGGTGATCGGCTTGAC encodes:
- the topA gene encoding type I DNA topoisomerase, which translates into the protein MSKTLVVVESPAKAKTIEKVLGKNYTVKASMGHLRDLPKSQFGINIEENFTPKYINIRGKGDLIKSLKEAAKRADKVYLASDPDREGEAIAWHLAHILGIPEDKKCRIEFYEITKPAIKSAVRSPRPINMDRVDAQQARRMLDRIVGYQLSPLLWRKVRKGLSAGRVQSVTVKMICDREQEILEFIPEEYWTIGAYLRKSEKYVSFEAQLVAKDNKKIEIHTKAEADAILADLTKSSYEVIDVKKRERKRNPAPPFTTSSLQQEAARKLGFTSKKTMMLAQQLYEGLELGKKGPVGLITYMRTDSVRVSELAQAEARELIGTVYGAEYVPAEVPSYSAKKSQDAHEAIRPTTMALMPKDLTEYLSRDQLRLYRLIWERFMASQMVPAVYDTVTVDIGAGRYGLKAVGSHLKFAGFMMLYSESKDKKETNKDVTLPPLEVGQKLEAEKFEPKQHFTEPPPRYTEASLVKALEEKGIGRPSTYSPTIETILSRGYVDKEDKKFVPTELGFVVTDILKEYFLDIVDIPFTVQMETQLDEIAEGKYTKEEVLGRFYEPFAETLAKADEAIGHVELPVEVSDVKCEQCGEFMVVKQGRFGKFLACPNFPTCRNTKPIVKDMGVTCHKCGGHLVERQSKRGRIFYGCDNWPECDFVTWDVPLKETCPECGTFLLGHGYRGKFTKKYCANEACPTRAGEKTEKPKKPATRKRKTASKSEE